One Primulina huaijiensis isolate GDHJ02 chromosome 5, ASM1229523v2, whole genome shotgun sequence DNA segment encodes these proteins:
- the LOC140977588 gene encoding uncharacterized protein: protein MIYGGSTDGYSNRARKAWSRRELLGISSMGGEEKPTNSFGPQDLQGVSLHHNDALVIQAKITNYDIRRVFVDSGSSVNVIFQGALDQMDLKDYKLEPVETTMFGFAGHSIHPGGARGEIVLPLTVGYGDLRKSVMTTFSMVDAASSYKFILGRPAMNTFKAVASTYHHKIKLSVRVRIGEVQGDQPSSRKCYVETIRIEKRWQEWMDI from the coding sequence ATGATCTATGGAGGATCCACTGATGGTTATTCCAACCGAGCTCGGAAAGCATGGAGCCGACGAGAACTCTTGGGTATAAGTAGCATGGGAGGAGAGGAGAAGCCGACCAACAGCTTCGGACCTCAAGATTTACAAGGCGTCAGTTTACATCATAATGACGCTTTGGTGATCCAGGCCAAGATCACAAATTATGACATAAGGCGAGTGTTTGTAGACTCAGGCAGCTCCGTCAACGTCATATTCCAAGGAGCCCTGGACCAAATGGATTTAAAGGATTATAAACTCGAGCCCGTGGAAACCACAATGTTTGGATTTGCAGGTCATTCGATCCACCCTGGAGGGGCGAGGGGGGAGATTGTGCTTCCATTGACGGTAGGATATGGGGACTTAAGAAAATCAGTTATGACCACGTTCAGTATGGTCGATGCAGCCTCTTCGTACAAATTCATACTAGGAAGACCGGCTATGAACACCTTCAAGGCCGTCGCCTCCACTTATCATCATAAAATTAAGTTATCCGTGAGGGTCAGAATCGGGGAAGTTCAAGGAGATCAGCCCTCTTCAAGGAAATGTTACGTTGAGACTATTAGAATAGAAAAAAGATGGCAAGAGTGGATGGATATTTAA